The Zalophus californianus isolate mZalCal1 chromosome X, mZalCal1.pri.v2, whole genome shotgun sequence genome window below encodes:
- the LOC113930700 gene encoding uncharacterized protein LOC113930700, whose product MWLIPGSYHSLTTSSLPISPSTMVHSWEIPSSHTILSLFVPIHLAPSWKIPSPHKIQLSYLPLPHPSGSFLENTIPTHHPLCLIPGTYHPAFLSPPSTVAHSWKISFPHTINLSCLPPWIKLTHGRYHPTKHPSLSPPVHRVPYLEDTIPSHISFLLSPPHQLGHSWKVPSPHTIQPFYLLAYTVAHSWTIPSAYTIQLSFLHPSTVAHSLKIPFSHTAHPFCLSPSAMAHSWNMSSPYYPSICSPPNHCGTFLVDFIFPHHSPFLSVPKYYGSFLEDTSFHTIHLSSLSPSSTLWHSWKIPCPPHHPPFPISFHPL is encoded by the coding sequence ATGTGGCTCATTCCTGGAAGTTACCATAGCCTCACAACATCCAGCCTTCCTATTTCCCCATCCACTATGGTTCATTCTTGGGAGATACCATCCTCCCACACCATACTCTCTTTGTTTGTCCCCATCCATTTGGCTCCTTCCTGGAAGATACCATCACCCCACAAGATCCAGCTTTcctatctcccactcccccatccAAGTGGCTCATTCCTGGAAAATACCATTCCTACACACCATCCATTGTGCCTCATTCCTGGAACATACCATCCAGCTTTCCTGTCTCCCCCATCCACAGTGGCTCATTCCTGGAAGATATCATTCCCCCACACCATCAACCTCTCTTGTCTCCCTCCATGGATTAAGCTCACCCATGGAAGATACCATCCCACCAAACATCCATCTTTGTCTCCCCCAGTCCACCGTGTTCCATACCTAGAAGATACCATCCCCTCACATATTTCATTCTTACTCTCTCCCCCCCATCAACTGGGTCATTCTTGGAAGGTACCTTCCCCCCACACCATCCAGCCTTTTTATCTACTGGCATACACTGTGGCTCATTCATGGACGATACCATCTGCATACACCATCCAACTTTCATTTCTCCACCCTTCCACTGTGGCTCATTCCTTGAAGATACCATTCTCCCACACCGCTCaccctttctgtctctccccatcTGCTATGGCTCACTCCTGGAACATGTCATCTCCATACTATCCATCCATCTGCTCTCCCCCCAACCACTGTGGCACATTCCTTGTAGATTTCATATTCCCACATCATTCTCCCTTCCTGTCTGTCCCCAAATACTATGGTTCATTTCTGGAAGACACTTCCTTCCACACCAtccatctttcctctctctctccctcatcgaCTTTGTGGCATTCCTGGAAGATACCTTGTCCTCCACACCATCCACCCTTCCCTATCTCCTTCCATCCTCTGTGA